One bacterium genomic window carries:
- the bshB1 gene encoding bacillithiol biosynthesis deacetylase BshB1 has translation MTDDQRPDHADATAGIDLLCISPHTDDAEIACGGTLARFAALGRRVWLLDLTRGELGSNGTPDERWAEAARASAALGIAGRLQAALPDGFVSAERPEQVAAVAAVIRSLRPRWLLAAPVPRRHPDHQAIPALVRKAAFMARLASWPAALPDLRAWPGTTAIPPPAPLWICEAVLTVCAPGERPQLYVDVTASWPAKLAALRCYATQLERAEGARPTVINEPAFLDQVERWSRAWGFQAGVPLAEAFATEQAPLLEDLPAERWV, from the coding sequence ATGACCGACGACCAGCGCCCAGACCACGCCGACGCGACCGCGGGCATCGACCTGCTCTGCATCAGCCCGCACACCGACGACGCGGAGATCGCCTGCGGCGGCACGCTGGCCCGTTTCGCCGCCCTGGGCCGCCGGGTCTGGCTGCTCGACCTGACGCGCGGCGAACTCGGCTCCAACGGCACCCCCGACGAGCGCTGGGCGGAGGCGGCCCGTGCGTCCGCGGCGCTGGGCATCGCCGGCCGGCTGCAGGCCGCGCTGCCCGACGGCTTCGTCTCGGCCGAACGGCCCGAGCAGGTGGCCGCGGTCGCCGCCGTCATCCGCAGCCTGCGCCCGCGCTGGCTGTTGGCGGCGCCGGTCCCGCGGCGCCACCCCGACCACCAGGCGATCCCGGCCCTGGTGCGCAAGGCGGCCTTCATGGCCCGGCTCGCCTCGTGGCCGGCGGCCCTGCCCGATCTGCGCGCCTGGCCCGGGACGACGGCGATCCCGCCGCCGGCGCCGCTGTGGATCTGCGAGGCGGTGCTGACGGTCTGCGCGCCGGGCGAGCGTCCGCAGCTCTACGTGGACGTGACGGCGAGCTGGCCGGCCAAGCTGGCGGCCCTGCGCTGCTACGCGACCCAGCTGGAACGGGCCGAGGGCGCGCGGCCGACCGTCATCAACGAACCCGCCTTCCTGGATCAGGTGGAGCGCTGGTCCCGCGCCTGGGGCTTCCAGGCGGGCGTCCCGCTGGCCGAGGCCTTCGCCACCGAACAGGCGCCGCTGCTGGAAGATCTGCCCGCGGAGCGCTGGGTGTGA